The sequence GCTGCAGAGCCTCGATGTTTGGCCGCGCTGCAAGGACAAGGCGGCGGCGCTGGAGGTCATGCGGCTCGTCGACGACACCGGCCGGCTGTTCCGCGCGCCCGAGGTCCGGTTCTCCTGCCACGAAATCGGTCTCGACGCGTTCGGTTATAACATCGACAACCGTTCGCTGATGCTAGCGCTCGAAGCGCGCGCGGCTGAGTTTGCCAACCTGGTCCGCTTCGACGACGAAGCCGAAAGCGTCGTGATCAAAGCCGGCGACGTCGCCATCCGCACGGCCTCGGCGCAATTTCTTTCCGCCCGGCTCGTGGTCGGCGCCGACGGCCGGCATTCATTGTGCCGCGACGCCGCCGGCATCGCCGTGACGCGGCGCGAGCTGACGCAGACCGCGCTCACCTTCAACGTCGCCCACGCGCGGCCGCATCGCAACGTCTCGACCGAGTTCCACACGCCGCAGGGTCCCTGCGTGTTCGTGCCCCTCCCCGGCGACCGTTCCAGCATCGTCTGGGTCGCGGCGCCCGCAGAGGCCGAACGGCTGCGCGGCCTCAGCGACGAAGAGCTGTCGGCCGCGATCGAGAAGCAGTCGCATTCGATCCTCGGCCGCATGACGGTCGAGCCCGGGCGCCACCTTTTCCCGCTGGCAATCGAGCGTCCAAACTCCTTCGGCCGCGACCGCGTCGCACTGGTCGGCGAAGCCGCCCATGTGGTTCCGCCGATCGGCGCGCAAGGCCTCAATCTTGGCCTGCGCGATGCCGCCGACATCGCTCGGTTCGCAGGTGAAGCGATCGCTGCAGGCCAGGATCCCGGGGCATCCGACGTGCTCAAGCGCTACGACCGGACGCGGCGTCCGGACATTCTGAGCCGGACCTTTGCGATCGACATGGCCAACCGCTCCCTGCTCAATGACTTCCTGCCGCTCCAGCCGGTCCGCGCCGTCGGCATGCACCTGCTCGGCGCCATCGGCCCGCTCCGGCGCTTCGCCATGCGCGAGGGCCTGACGCCGACTTGGCGCAGGTAAGTCCAACTCACGGAAACACCAGCCGCCCGCTCTGGATCGCCCACATCACGCTGGTCAGCGTGACCACCGAGGCGAAGGTACCGAGCAGAACCGCGACGGAGGCGGATTCGATCCAGGCCTCGTTCTGCCGGGCGATCACGAACACGTTTAGTGCCGGCGGCAATGAGGCCATCAGAACTGCCGTCGCGGCCCATGGCTGCGCGAACGGGCCGAATGCCAGCATCAGACCGAACGCCGCGAGCGGATGGATCAACAGCTTGACCGCGATCACGCCCGGCACTTCCCACGGCACGCGCTCGAACGGGCGCAGCGCCACGGTCACGCCGAGCACGAACAGCGCGGTCGGCGCGGCGGCGTTCTGCAGGAAGGTGATGGTGCGGTCGAGCGCGACCGGCATCTCGATATGCAGCGCCGCGACCGCCGCGCCGAAGCAGGCAGCCATGATCAGCGGATTGAGCACGATCTGTTTCAGTACGACACCGAAGGCGTGCACGAGCGAGGGATGGTCGCGATCGGAGAGTTCGATCAAGAGCGGCACGATCGTGAACAGGAAGATGCTGTCGCAGCAGAAGATCAGCGCGGTCGGCGCCGCCGCTTTCGGCCCGAGCACCGCGAGCGCGAGACCCGGCCCCATATAGCCGATATTGCCGTAGCCGCCGGAAAGGCCTGCGAGCGTCGCCTCGCGCAGGGTCAACCGTCCGAGCAGCTTGCCGACTACCAGCGCCAGCGTGAACGCGACAATCGTGGACAGCGTCGTCGCAATCAGGAACGGCGGGTTGTTCAATTCCGAAAACGGCGTCTTCGACATGATCGCGAACAGCAGCGCCGGCAGCGACACGTAGAGCAGGAAGAAGTTCATCCAGGCGAGGCCCGATTCCGGCAGGGCCTTGACCTTGCCGCAGGCAAAACCGACGAAGATCAAGCCGAAATAAGGTAGAGCCAGATTGAGGATGTCGACCATTGTTGA comes from Bradyrhizobium sp. CCGE-LA001 and encodes:
- a CDS encoding UbiH/UbiF family hydroxylase, which encodes MTDASTLHDAAVIGGGPAGLAAAIALAQAGARTVLVARRVPYADNRTTALLGASIDLLQSLDVWPRCKDKAAALEVMRLVDDTGRLFRAPEVRFSCHEIGLDAFGYNIDNRSLMLALEARAAEFANLVRFDDEAESVVIKAGDVAIRTASAQFLSARLVVGADGRHSLCRDAAGIAVTRRELTQTALTFNVAHARPHRNVSTEFHTPQGPCVFVPLPGDRSSIVWVAAPAEAERLRGLSDEELSAAIEKQSHSILGRMTVEPGRHLFPLAIERPNSFGRDRVALVGEAAHVVPPIGAQGLNLGLRDAADIARFAGEAIAAGQDPGASDVLKRYDRTRRPDILSRTFAIDMANRSLLNDFLPLQPVRAVGMHLLGAIGPLRRFAMREGLTPTWRR
- a CDS encoding AEC family transporter, coding for MVDILNLALPYFGLIFVGFACGKVKALPESGLAWMNFFLLYVSLPALLFAIMSKTPFSELNNPPFLIATTLSTIVAFTLALVVGKLLGRLTLREATLAGLSGGYGNIGYMGPGLALAVLGPKAAAPTALIFCCDSIFLFTIVPLLIELSDRDHPSLVHAFGVVLKQIVLNPLIMAACFGAAVAALHIEMPVALDRTITFLQNAAAPTALFVLGVTVALRPFERVPWEVPGVIAVKLLIHPLAAFGLMLAFGPFAQPWAATAVLMASLPPALNVFVIARQNEAWIESASVAVLLGTFASVVTLTSVMWAIQSGRLVFP